A region of Peromyscus eremicus chromosome 17, PerEre_H2_v1, whole genome shotgun sequence DNA encodes the following proteins:
- the Npy5r gene encoding neuropeptide Y receptor type 5 isoform X1, translating into MDFELEEHFNKTIVKKNNTLAAQNAAFPVWDDYRGTENITAAARNAAFPVWDDYRGSVDDLQYFLIGLYTFVSLLGFMGNLLILMAVMKKRNQKTTVNFLIGNLAFSDILVVLFCSPFTLTSVLLDQWMFGKAMCHIMPFLQCVSVLVSTLILISIAIVRYHMIKHPISNNLTANHGYFLIATVWTLGFAICSPLPVFHSLVELKETFGSALLSSKYLCVESWPSDSYRIAFTISLLLVQYILPLVCLTVSHTSVCRSISCGLSHKENRLEENEMINLTLHPSKKSGNQAKPPSSQKWSYSFIRKHRRRYSKKTACVLPAPAGHSQEKRPTVPANLGSVRSQLSSSSKVIPGVPTCFEVKPEENSDAREMRVKRSITRIKKRSRSVFYRLTILILVFAVSWMPLHLFHVVTDFNDNLISNRHFKLVYCICHLLGMMSCCLNPILYGFLNNGIKADLRALIHCLHMS; encoded by the coding sequence ATGGATTTTGAACTCGAAGAGCATTTTAACAAGACAATTGTCAAAAAGAACAATACTTTGGCTGCTCAGAATGCTGCCTTTCCTGTCTGGGATGACTACAGAGGTACAGAGAACATTACTGCGGCTGCTCGGAATGCTGCCTTTCCTGTCTGGGATGACTACAGAGGCAGCGTAGATGATTTACAATACTTTCTGATTGGGCTCTATACATTTGTAAGTCTTCTTGGCTTTATGGGAAATCTACTGATTTTAATGGCGGTTATGAAAAAGCGCAATCAGAAGACTACAGTGAACTTTCTCATAGGTAACCTGGCCTTCTCCGATATCTTGGTAGTGCTTTTTTGCTCACCTTTCACACTGACCTCTGTCTTGTTGGATCAGTGGATGTTTGGCAAAGCCATGTGCCATATTATGCCTTTCCTTCAGTGTGTGTCAGTTCTGGTCTCAACTTTGATTTTAATATCAATTGCCATTGTCAGGTACCATATGATAAAGCATCCCATATCTAACAATTTAACAGCAAACCACGGCTACTTTCTCATCGCTACTGTCTGGACCCTGGGCTTTGCCATCTGCTCTCCCCTCCCAGTGTTTCACAGCCTTGTGGAACTTAAAGAAACCTTTGGCTCAGCATTGCTGAGCAGCAAGTATCTGTGTGTTGAGTCATGGCCTTCTGATTCATACAGAATTGCTTTCACAATCTCTCTACTGTTAGTTCAGTATATTCTGCCTTTAGTTTGTTTAACCGTAAGTCACACTAGCGTCTGCAGGAGTATAAGCTGTGGATTGTCCCACAAAGAAAACAGACTGGAGGAAAATGAGATGATCAACTTAACTCTTCATCCATCCAAAAAAAGTGGGAACCAGGCAAAACCCCCCAGCAGCCAGAAGTGGAGTTACTCGTTCATCAGAAAGCACAGGAGGCGATACAGTAAGAAGACAGCCTGTGTCTTACCCGCTCCAGCAGGACATTCCCAGGAGAAGCGTCCAACAGTTCCAGCAAACCTGGGCTCTGTCAGAAGTCAGCTCTCTTCATCCAGTAAGGTCATTCCGGGGGTCCCGACCTGCTTCGAGGTGAAGCCTGAAGAAAACTCAGATGCTCGTGAGATGAGAGTCAAGCGCTCCATCACCAGGATCAAAAAGAGATCTCGGAGTGTTTTCTACAGACTGACCATTCTGATACTTGTGTTTGCCGTGAGTTGGATGCCACTCCACCTTTTCCACGTGGTGACGGATTTCAATGACAACCTTATCTCCAACAGACATTTCAAGCTGGTGTACTGCATTTGTCACTTGTTAGGCATGATGTCCTGCTGTCTTAACCCGATCCTATATGGATTTCTTAATAACGGGATCAAGGCAGACTTGAGAGCCCTGATCCACTGCCTACACATGTCCTGA
- the Npy5r gene encoding neuropeptide Y receptor type 5 isoform X2, giving the protein MDFELEEHFNKTIVKKNNTLAAQNAAFPVWDDYRGSVDDLQYFLIGLYTFVSLLGFMGNLLILMAVMKKRNQKTTVNFLIGNLAFSDILVVLFCSPFTLTSVLLDQWMFGKAMCHIMPFLQCVSVLVSTLILISIAIVRYHMIKHPISNNLTANHGYFLIATVWTLGFAICSPLPVFHSLVELKETFGSALLSSKYLCVESWPSDSYRIAFTISLLLVQYILPLVCLTVSHTSVCRSISCGLSHKENRLEENEMINLTLHPSKKSGNQAKPPSSQKWSYSFIRKHRRRYSKKTACVLPAPAGHSQEKRPTVPANLGSVRSQLSSSSKVIPGVPTCFEVKPEENSDAREMRVKRSITRIKKRSRSVFYRLTILILVFAVSWMPLHLFHVVTDFNDNLISNRHFKLVYCICHLLGMMSCCLNPILYGFLNNGIKADLRALIHCLHMS; this is encoded by the exons ATGGATTTTGAACTCGAAGAGCATTTTAACAAGACAATTGTCAAAAAGAACAATACTTTGGCTGCTCAGAATGCTGCCTTTCCTGTCTGGGATGACTACAGAG GCAGCGTAGATGATTTACAATACTTTCTGATTGGGCTCTATACATTTGTAAGTCTTCTTGGCTTTATGGGAAATCTACTGATTTTAATGGCGGTTATGAAAAAGCGCAATCAGAAGACTACAGTGAACTTTCTCATAGGTAACCTGGCCTTCTCCGATATCTTGGTAGTGCTTTTTTGCTCACCTTTCACACTGACCTCTGTCTTGTTGGATCAGTGGATGTTTGGCAAAGCCATGTGCCATATTATGCCTTTCCTTCAGTGTGTGTCAGTTCTGGTCTCAACTTTGATTTTAATATCAATTGCCATTGTCAGGTACCATATGATAAAGCATCCCATATCTAACAATTTAACAGCAAACCACGGCTACTTTCTCATCGCTACTGTCTGGACCCTGGGCTTTGCCATCTGCTCTCCCCTCCCAGTGTTTCACAGCCTTGTGGAACTTAAAGAAACCTTTGGCTCAGCATTGCTGAGCAGCAAGTATCTGTGTGTTGAGTCATGGCCTTCTGATTCATACAGAATTGCTTTCACAATCTCTCTACTGTTAGTTCAGTATATTCTGCCTTTAGTTTGTTTAACCGTAAGTCACACTAGCGTCTGCAGGAGTATAAGCTGTGGATTGTCCCACAAAGAAAACAGACTGGAGGAAAATGAGATGATCAACTTAACTCTTCATCCATCCAAAAAAAGTGGGAACCAGGCAAAACCCCCCAGCAGCCAGAAGTGGAGTTACTCGTTCATCAGAAAGCACAGGAGGCGATACAGTAAGAAGACAGCCTGTGTCTTACCCGCTCCAGCAGGACATTCCCAGGAGAAGCGTCCAACAGTTCCAGCAAACCTGGGCTCTGTCAGAAGTCAGCTCTCTTCATCCAGTAAGGTCATTCCGGGGGTCCCGACCTGCTTCGAGGTGAAGCCTGAAGAAAACTCAGATGCTCGTGAGATGAGAGTCAAGCGCTCCATCACCAGGATCAAAAAGAGATCTCGGAGTGTTTTCTACAGACTGACCATTCTGATACTTGTGTTTGCCGTGAGTTGGATGCCACTCCACCTTTTCCACGTGGTGACGGATTTCAATGACAACCTTATCTCCAACAGACATTTCAAGCTGGTGTACTGCATTTGTCACTTGTTAGGCATGATGTCCTGCTGTCTTAACCCGATCCTATATGGATTTCTTAATAACGGGATCAAGGCAGACTTGAGAGCCCTGATCCACTGCCTACACATGTCCTGA
- the Npy1r gene encoding neuropeptide Y receptor type 1, whose protein sequence is MNSTLFSQVENHSFHYNISENSPLLAFENDDCHLPLAVIFTLALAYGAVIILGVSGNLALIIIILKQKEMRNVTNILIVNLSFSDLLVAIMCLPFTFVYTLMDHWVFGETMCKLNPFVQCVSITVSIFSLVLIAVERHQLIINPRGWRPSNRHAYIGIGVIWVLAVASSLPFLIYQVLTDEPFQNVTLAAFKDKYVCFDRFPSDSHRLSYTTLLLVLQYFGPLCFIFICYFKIYIRLKRRNNMMDKMRDSKYRSSETKRINVMLLSIVVAFAVCWLPLTIFNTVFDWNHQIIATCNHNLLFLLCHLTAMISTCVNPIFYGFLNKNFQRDLQFFFNFCDFRSRDDDYETIAMSTMHTDVSKTSLKQASPVAFKKINMDDNEKI, encoded by the exons aTGAATTCAACACTCTTCTCTCAAGTTGAAAATCACTCATTTCACTATAACATCTCAGAGAATTCTCCacttctggcttttgaaaatgatgATTGCCACCTGCCCTTGGCTGTGATATTTACTTTGGCTCTTGCTTACGGAGCTGTGATTATTCTTGGGGTCTCTGGAAACCTGGCATTGATCATAATCATCCTGAAACAGAAAGAGATGAGAAATGTCACCAACATCCTCATCGTAAACCTTTCCTTCTCAGACTTGCTGGTGGCCATCATGTGTCTCCCCTTCACTTTTGTGTACACGCTGATGGACCACTGGGTCTTCGGTGAGACCATGTGCAAACTGAATCCCTTTGTCCAATGTGTCTCCATCACGGTATCCATTTTCTCTCTGGTTCTCATCGCTGTGGAGCGGCATCAGCTGATCATCAACCCAAGAGGGTGGAGACCAAGCAACAGACACGCTTACATCGGCATTGGTGTCATTTGGGTTCTTGCTGTGGCTTCTTCTCTGCCCTTCCTGATCTACCAAGTTCTGACCGATGAACCCTTCCAAAATGTAACACTTGCTGCCTTCAAGGACAAGTACGTGTGCTTTGACAGATTCCCGTCAGACTCTCACAGGCTGTCGTACACGACCCTCCTTCTGGTGCTACAGTACTTCGGCCCACTCTGCTTCATATTTATATGCTACTTCAAG ATTTACATTCGCTTGAAAAGGAGAAACAACATGATGGACAAGATGAGGGACAGCAAGTACAGGTCCAGCGAGACCAAACGCATCAACGTCATGCTGCTCTCCATCGTGGTGGCCTTTGCAGTCTGCTGGCTGCCCCTTACCATCTTCAACACTGTGTTCGACTGGAACCACCAGATCATTGCCACCTGCAACCACAATCTGCTGTTCCTGCTCTGCCACCTCACGGCCATGATCTCCACCTGTGTCAACCCTATCTTTTATGGGTTCCTGAACAAAAACTTCCAGAGAGACTTGCAGTTCTTCTTCAACTTCTGTGATTTCCGGTCTCGAGACGATGACTATGAGACCATAGCCATGTCTACCATGCATACAGATGTGTCTAAGACTTCTTTGAAGCAGGCAAGCCCcgttgcatttaaaaaaatcaatatggaTGACAATGAAAAAATCTGA